The following are encoded in a window of Methanobrevibacter oralis genomic DNA:
- a CDS encoding MIP/aquaporin family protein has product MTCNIQKKFLAELLGTFFLVFFGTGSAVVTLLISDSINPNNVGIGILGGLGDWIAIALVFGLTVMVCIYLFGKISGAHLNPAVTIGLLVSKNINLIDSLYYIIGQVIGACLGSLALYLCLGAPAVLIGGLGATAPGLGVSYLQAMFAEFLGTFFLVIVVMGVAIDKKAEPGFAGISIGMTVTAVIAVLGAFTGASINPARTFGPYFMDMLLGGANLWIFFPIYLIGPILGGICAALVYQYLAKGTDVCELPQPFRE; this is encoded by the coding sequence ATGACTTGCAATATTCAAAAAAAGTTTCTTGCTGAACTTTTAGGAACATTCTTTTTAGTATTTTTTGGAACAGGTTCTGCAGTTGTAACTTTGCTGATTTCAGATTCAATAAATCCCAATAATGTAGGTATTGGAATTTTAGGAGGTCTTGGAGACTGGATTGCAATAGCTTTAGTATTTGGTTTAACTGTAATGGTTTGTATTTATTTATTTGGAAAAATTTCCGGTGCTCATTTAAATCCTGCAGTAACAATAGGATTATTAGTTTCTAAAAATATAAACTTAATTGATAGTTTGTATTATATTATAGGACAAGTTATTGGAGCATGTTTAGGAAGTTTAGCATTGTATTTATGTTTAGGTGCTCCTGCAGTTCTTATTGGAGGTTTAGGAGCAACTGCACCTGGATTAGGCGTAAGTTATCTTCAAGCAATGTTTGCTGAATTTTTAGGAACATTCTTCTTGGTAATAGTTGTTATGGGTGTTGCTATTGATAAAAAAGCAGAACCTGGTTTTGCAGGTATTTCAATTGGAATGACTGTAACAGCTGTTATTGCTGTTTTAGGGGCATTTACTGGTGCTTCAATTAATCCAGCTCGTACTTTTGGTCCCTATTTTATGGATATGCTTTTAGGCGGTGCTAATTTATGGATTTTCTTCCCAATTTATTTAATTGGCCCTATTTTAGGTGGAATTTGTGCTGCTTTAGTATATCAATATCTAGCTAAAGGTACAGATGTTTGTGAACTTCCACAACCATTTAGAGAATAA
- a CDS encoding DUF2193 domain-containing protein, with amino-acid sequence MRELYEKMISEAMAAQKADIEVISKNRYNSFKISDAKPYADAVSKMKALDIQAESVINLHKKSVESHFDVLSSITDTIVSEDDPFIEHFQTPPVLEILCEEDGKFADSIDKFVQAIADCEALIARESIRRYGGFYGPTCVVDFALMPGSTSNVVNQILQKTDIPLLHKQAILSAKSWGMNTSYGIGDVFANAIESGATASEATEKEIAILQDIYKNSIEAQGKLMDDSKHSSFDVRDYMNKYKKKMTSTVKSAMDDEVHYGNIVTVPAYCVGDIGHHIGQSTYNMCKDDVTLAIVQTVAEVIESSLTNNLDNYKHAFNVLSLATGSAACASEYILELDGFNAPMVVDLLSKRYHNYVQLYPTRGAAAELHNCDFMDMIYRGFNAISDARKYRAGLKTDLVPKISDLDVDLGPILENEIIMNPQRYTYPACAITVRFSSLMRLADYPCLLTSEPITATMMTNVIALDKNLPGSPVRGCKNCAASSLVDNKHEYCQWREAV; translated from the coding sequence ATGAGAGAGTTATATGAAAAAATGATTTCAGAGGCTATGGCTGCTCAAAAAGCAGACATTGAGGTAATCTCAAAAAACAGGTATAACAGCTTTAAAATCAGTGATGCTAAACCATATGCTGATGCTGTTTCAAAGATGAAAGCACTAGATATTCAAGCAGAGTCTGTAATAAATTTGCACAAAAAATCTGTTGAAAGTCATTTCGATGTATTATCTTCAATAACTGATACTATTGTATCTGAAGATGATCCATTTATTGAACATTTCCAAACTCCTCCAGTTTTAGAAATTTTATGTGAGGAAGATGGTAAATTTGCAGATAGTATAGATAAATTTGTACAGGCTATAGCGGATTGTGAAGCTTTAATAGCTCGTGAATCAATTAGAAGATATGGTGGTTTTTATGGACCTACTTGTGTAGTGGATTTTGCTTTAATGCCAGGAAGTACTAGTAATGTTGTAAATCAAATTTTACAAAAAACTGATATTCCACTCCTCCATAAACAAGCTATTTTATCTGCTAAATCATGGGGTATGAATACATCTTATGGTATAGGCGATGTATTTGCTAATGCCATAGAATCTGGTGCAACTGCAAGTGAAGCAACAGAAAAAGAAATAGCTATATTACAAGACATCTATAAAAATTCTATCGAAGCTCAAGGGAAATTAATGGATGATTCAAAGCATTCTTCTTTTGATGTAAGAGATTATATGAACAAATATAAAAAGAAAATGACTTCTACAGTAAAATCTGCAATGGATGATGAAGTGCACTATGGAAATATTGTAACTGTACCAGCATACTGTGTTGGAGATATTGGGCATCATATTGGTCAATCTACTTATAATATGTGTAAAGATGATGTTACCCTTGCAATTGTACAAACAGTTGCTGAGGTTATTGAAAGTTCTTTAACAAACAATTTAGACAATTATAAGCATGCATTTAATGTATTAAGTTTAGCTACTGGTTCAGCTGCTTGTGCATCAGAATATATTTTAGAATTAGATGGATTTAATGCACCAATGGTGGTTGATTTATTATCTAAAAGATACCATAACTATGTTCAATTATATCCTACAAGAGGAGCAGCTGCTGAGTTACACAATTGTGACTTTATGGATATGATTTACAGAGGATTTAATGCAATCTCAGATGCCCGTAAATATAGGGCTGGTTTAAAAACAGATTTAGTTCCAAAAATCAGTGATTTGGATGTTGATTTAGGTCCTATTTTAGAAAATGAAATAATTATGAATCCACAAAGATACACCTATCCTGCATGTGCTATAACAGTTAGATTCTCATCTCTTATGAGATTAGCTGATTATCCTTGTTTACTTACTTCAGAACCTATTACAGCTACTATGATGACTAATGTTATTGCATTAGATAAAAATCTTCCAGGTTCTCCAGTAAGGGGTTGTAAAAATTGTGCAGCATCTTCATTAGTAGATAATAAACATGAATACTGTCAATGGAGAGAAGCTGTTTAA
- the uvrA gene encoding excinuclease ABC subunit UvrA, whose protein sequence is MAEDKKQIVIKGAREHNLQNIDVCVPRDEFIVVTGLSGSGKSSLAFDTIYAEGQRRYVESLSAYARQFLGQMKKPEMDYIEGLSPAISIDQKTTRENPRSTVGTITEVYDYLRLLFARIGVPHCPNCGKEISNQTIGQIGDNIIEEGEGLKIHILSPVVRDKKGQHKDVLEDLRNKGFIRVRVDGEIKQLDEDIKLAKTYRHSIDVVVDRLKIRKGVDFKRRLVDSLETASEFSDGLITVLFSGKEEYEKKYSEHFACVDCGLNFEELSPRMFSFNAPQGACPECNGIGSKMEMDPDLIVPNRNLSLNEGAIAPWASSTKKENYYYQMLEAVSNHFKFSMDTPFNELSSKHQTILLYGCDDKIPFSFKRRNKSYMVNRKFEGVIPRMERLYFETKSNYSRKYISKFMSDRKCHVCDGKRLRPEALAVTVGGKSIADVCDLSLKDSYKFFQELKLTDREIFIAKEVLKEINARLRFLVDVGLDYLSMSRSSGTLSGGEAQRIRLATQIGSGLVGVLYILDEPSIGLHQRDNVKLIKTLKRLKDLGNTLVVVEHDEETILSADYVVDIGPGAGEHGGKIVAQGTPKEIMETPESITGQYISRKLKINVPKTRREGNGNFIKIVGAKQNNLKDIDVEIPLGKFTCVTGVSGSGKSSLINEILYKGIHGKFARKFTFAGKYDEIEGTENIDKIIAIDQKPIGRTPRSNPATYTGVFTDIRDLFAQTPEAKARGYKPGRFSFNVKGGRCEACSGDGIVQIEMHFLADVYVPCEVCGGKRYNEETLDIRYKGKNIYEVLEMTVEEALEFFEHIPKINKKLQTLYDVGLGYMKIGQPATTLSGGEAQRIKLAKELSRTSTGKTLYILDEPTTGLHFDDIKKLLEVLARLTDAGNSVVVIEHNLDVIKTADHIIDLGPEGGDGGGQVIASGTPEEIAKSGTYTGQFLEKILNENITPYAKELIDIKVSK, encoded by the coding sequence ATGGCAGAAGATAAAAAACAAATTGTCATTAAAGGTGCACGTGAACATAATCTACAAAATATTGATGTTTGCGTACCTCGTGATGAATTTATTGTAGTTACAGGTTTAAGTGGATCTGGTAAGTCTTCTCTTGCTTTTGATACTATTTATGCTGAAGGACAGCGTAGATATGTTGAATCATTATCAGCTTATGCAAGACAATTTTTAGGACAAATGAAAAAACCAGAAATGGATTATATAGAGGGTTTATCTCCAGCTATTTCAATTGATCAAAAAACAACAAGAGAAAATCCAAGATCTACTGTTGGAACAATTACTGAGGTTTATGATTATTTAAGATTACTTTTTGCACGAATTGGAGTTCCCCACTGTCCTAATTGTGGTAAAGAAATATCTAATCAGACTATTGGTCAAATTGGAGATAATATTATCGAAGAAGGTGAAGGATTAAAAATTCATATTCTCTCTCCAGTGGTTCGTGATAAAAAAGGACAACACAAAGATGTATTAGAAGATTTAAGAAATAAAGGATTCATCCGTGTAAGAGTTGATGGGGAAATTAAGCAATTAGATGAAGATATTAAACTTGCAAAAACCTATAGGCATAGTATAGATGTTGTAGTAGATAGGCTTAAAATTAGAAAAGGCGTTGACTTTAAAAGGAGACTTGTTGATTCTCTTGAAACTGCATCTGAGTTTAGTGATGGTTTAATCACTGTTTTATTTTCAGGCAAAGAAGAATATGAAAAAAAATATTCAGAACATTTTGCTTGTGTTGATTGTGGATTAAACTTTGAAGAATTATCTCCTAGAATGTTTTCTTTCAATGCTCCTCAAGGAGCTTGTCCTGAATGTAATGGTATTGGTTCTAAAATGGAGATGGATCCGGATTTAATAGTTCCAAATAGGAATTTAAGTTTAAATGAAGGAGCTATTGCTCCATGGGCTAGCTCAACTAAAAAAGAAAATTATTACTATCAAATGCTCGAAGCAGTATCTAATCATTTCAAATTCAGTATGGACACTCCATTTAATGAATTATCAAGCAAACACCAAACCATATTACTATATGGTTGTGATGATAAAATTCCATTTTCATTTAAACGTAGAAATAAATCATATATGGTTAATCGTAAATTTGAAGGTGTTATTCCAAGAATGGAGAGATTATACTTTGAAACAAAATCAAACTATTCAAGAAAATATATCTCAAAATTTATGAGTGATAGAAAATGTCATGTTTGTGATGGTAAGAGATTACGTCCAGAAGCATTAGCAGTTACTGTTGGTGGAAAATCAATTGCTGATGTTTGTGATTTATCACTTAAAGATTCATATAAATTTTTCCAAGAATTAAAACTTACCGATAGGGAAATATTCATTGCTAAAGAAGTTTTAAAAGAAATAAATGCTCGTTTAAGATTTTTAGTTGATGTAGGATTAGATTACTTGTCAATGTCTAGATCTTCAGGTACATTATCTGGCGGTGAAGCTCAAAGGATTAGACTAGCTACTCAAATAGGTTCAGGTTTAGTAGGAGTATTATATATTTTAGATGAACCAAGTATAGGACTTCATCAAAGAGATAATGTTAAGCTTATTAAAACACTAAAAAGACTTAAAGATTTAGGAAATACATTAGTTGTTGTAGAACATGATGAAGAAACAATATTATCTGCTGATTATGTTGTAGATATTGGTCCTGGAGCAGGAGAACATGGTGGTAAAATTGTAGCTCAGGGAACACCAAAAGAAATCATGGAAACTCCAGAGTCTATTACTGGCCAATATATATCTAGAAAACTAAAAATTAATGTTCCTAAAACTCGCCGTGAAGGAAATGGTAATTTTATTAAAATAGTTGGAGCAAAACAAAATAATTTAAAAGATATTGATGTTGAAATTCCATTGGGTAAATTTACTTGTGTTACAGGTGTAAGTGGTTCTGGTAAAAGTAGCTTAATTAATGAAATATTATATAAGGGAATTCATGGTAAATTTGCTCGTAAATTTACTTTTGCAGGAAAATATGATGAGATTGAAGGAACTGAGAATATTGATAAAATCATAGCTATTGATCAAAAACCAATTGGTAGAACTCCAAGATCTAACCCTGCTACATATACAGGAGTGTTTACAGATATTCGTGATTTATTTGCACAAACTCCAGAAGCTAAAGCAAGAGGATATAAGCCTGGAAGATTTAGTTTTAATGTAAAAGGTGGAAGATGCGAAGCTTGTTCTGGTGATGGAATTGTACAAATTGAAATGCACTTTTTAGCTGATGTATATGTTCCATGTGAAGTGTGTGGTGGTAAACGATACAATGAAGAGACTTTAGATATTAGATATAAAGGTAAAAATATCTATGAAGTTTTAGAAATGACAGTTGAAGAAGCTTTAGAATTCTTTGAACATATTCCAAAAATTAATAAGAAATTACAAACCTTATACGATGTAGGGTTAGGTTACATGAAAATAGGACAACCTGCTACAACATTGTCAGGTGGTGAAGCTCAAAGAATTAAATTAGCTAAAGAATTATCAAGAACAAGTACTGGTAAAACATTGTATATTTTAGATGAACCAACTACTGGGCTTCATTTTGATGATATTAAAAAGCTTTTAGAAGTTTTAGCTCGCCTAACCGATGCAGGTAATTCTGTTGTTGTAATTGAACATAATTTAGATGTAATTAAAACAGCAGATCATATTATTGATTTAGGTCCTGAAGGAGGAGATGGTGGAGGTCAAGTAATAGCTAGTGGAACTCCAGAAGAAATTGCTAAAAGTGGTACTTATACTGGTCAATTTTTAGAAAAGATTTTAAATGAAAATATAACTCCTTATGCAAAAGAGTTAATTGACATAAAAGTTTCCAAGTAA
- a CDS encoding DUF368 domain-containing protein produces MGSADIVPGVSGGTIALITGIYAHLVGAISKIRFGFLKPLLKLDLTGFWDKLLEEIDFKFFIPLGLGIACALLSLSSFITYCMDFHAALTYSFFLGLIIASAYILFKKLDQITIKNVLFAFLGFISAYIFVSINPIAANHSLPVLFVSGLIAVCAMILPGISGSFLLVLLGQYKYMLNALREVHLSEIIVFLVGAVIGILGFSKILNFLVKNHEEITMAFLIGIMLGTLKIPASVVVSSVSGIFSAFTCLIIAIIAFVIIIILETKFD; encoded by the coding sequence ATGGGTTCTGCTGATATTGTTCCTGGCGTGTCTGGTGGAACAATAGCTTTAATTACAGGAATTTATGCACATTTAGTAGGTGCAATTAGTAAAATCCGATTTGGATTTTTAAAACCACTATTAAAACTTGACTTAACAGGTTTTTGGGATAAGCTACTTGAAGAAATTGATTTCAAATTTTTTATACCTTTAGGATTAGGTATTGCATGTGCTTTACTTTCACTTTCTAGTTTTATTACATATTGTATGGATTTTCATGCCGCTTTAACATATTCATTTTTTTTAGGATTAATTATTGCTTCTGCGTATATCTTATTTAAAAAATTAGATCAAATTACAATTAAAAACGTTCTTTTTGCCTTTTTAGGATTTATTTCAGCATATATTTTTGTGAGCATAAATCCTATTGCAGCTAATCATTCCCTTCCAGTCTTATTTGTTTCAGGCCTTATTGCAGTTTGTGCAATGATTTTACCAGGAATCTCTGGATCATTTCTTTTAGTCTTATTGGGACAGTATAAATACATGTTAAATGCTCTTCGCGAAGTACATTTAAGTGAAATTATAGTATTTTTAGTGGGAGCAGTTATTGGAATTTTGGGGTTTTCAAAAATTTTAAATTTCTTGGTTAAAAATCATGAAGAAATAACAATGGCATTTCTCATTGGAATAATGCTTGGTACATTAAAAATACCCGCTTCTGTTGTAGTATCATCTGTTAGTGGTATTTTTTCCGCTTTCACATGTC